From the genome of Streptomyces sp. NBC_01260, one region includes:
- the ligD gene encoding non-homologous end-joining DNA ligase — MELDAGGRPVRLSSPDKVYFPEKGYTKRDVAEYFLAVGPGITRALRNRPTTLQRFVDGVEGEFFYQKRAPKNLPEWIPTAEITFPSGRPADEICPTEVAAVIWAANLGTLTFHPWPVRGGDTDHPDELRIDLDPQPGTDYADAVRAAHELRSVLDDHGLRGWPKTSGGRGIHVFVPIEARWTFTEVRRATIAAGRELERRMPDRVTTAWWKEERGERIFVDFNQTARDRTIASAYSVRPRPHAPVSAPLRWEEIDDAEPRDFDIRTMPVRYAEAGDVHADMDEHAFRLDRLLELADRDEQERGLGDMPYPPEYPKMPGEPKRVQPSRARHDQDGDA; from the coding sequence GTGGAGCTGGACGCGGGCGGACGGCCCGTCCGGCTGTCCAGTCCGGACAAGGTCTACTTCCCGGAGAAGGGCTACACCAAGAGGGACGTGGCCGAGTACTTCCTGGCCGTGGGCCCCGGCATCACCCGCGCCCTGCGCAACCGGCCGACCACCCTCCAGCGCTTCGTGGACGGGGTCGAGGGTGAGTTCTTCTACCAGAAGCGGGCCCCGAAGAACCTGCCCGAATGGATCCCCACCGCCGAGATCACCTTTCCCAGTGGCCGCCCCGCCGACGAGATCTGCCCCACCGAGGTGGCCGCCGTCATCTGGGCCGCCAACCTCGGGACGCTCACCTTCCACCCGTGGCCGGTCCGGGGCGGTGACACCGACCATCCCGACGAGCTGCGCATCGACCTCGACCCCCAGCCCGGCACCGACTACGCCGACGCGGTGCGGGCCGCCCACGAGCTGCGCTCCGTCCTGGACGACCACGGCCTGCGCGGCTGGCCCAAGACCTCCGGCGGCCGCGGTATCCATGTCTTCGTCCCCATCGAGGCCCGCTGGACCTTCACCGAGGTCCGGCGGGCGACCATCGCGGCGGGCCGCGAGCTGGAACGCCGGATGCCGGACCGGGTGACCACCGCCTGGTGGAAGGAGGAGCGCGGCGAGCGGATCTTCGTCGACTTCAACCAGACCGCCCGGGACCGCACGATCGCCTCGGCCTACTCCGTGCGTCCCCGACCGCACGCCCCGGTCTCGGCGCCCCTGCGCTGGGAGGAGATCGACGACGCGGAACCGCGCGACTTCGACATCCGGACCATGCCGGTGCGGTACGCGGAGGCGGGTGATGTGCACGCGGACATGGACGAGCACGCCTTCCGGCTCGACCGGCTGCTGGAGCTCGCCGACCGCGACGAGCAGGAGCGCGGGCTGGGCGACATGCCGTACCCGCCGGAGTACCCGAAGATGCCCGGCGAACCGAAGCGGGTGCAGCCGAGCCGCGCCCGGCACGACCAGGACGGCGACGCATGA
- a CDS encoding ATP-dependent DNA ligase: MDLPVMPPVKPMLAKSVSRIPPGMHYEAKWDGFRAIVHRDGDEVVIGSRTGKPLTRYFPELVTAVRDSLPARCVIDGEIVIAYEGRLDFDRLSERIHPADSRVRLLAERTPASLVAFDILAVDDDSLLSTRQSERRTVLEAALSGVSAPVHLAPATTDPAVAQEWFERYEGAGLDGVVAKPLDLPYRPDTRVMYKIKHERTADCVVAGYRHHKSGPVVGSLLLGLYDEAGVLQHVGVCAAFPMKRRAELATELEPLLTDFTGHPWGAWQDAEAHEHARLPGTPSRWSGKKDQSWVPVRPERVCEVGYDHMEGDRFRHTAQFRRWRPDRTPDTCTYEQLEEVVRYDLAAVLSTGG, translated from the coding sequence ATGGATCTGCCGGTGATGCCGCCCGTGAAGCCGATGCTCGCCAAGTCCGTGTCCCGGATCCCGCCGGGGATGCACTACGAGGCCAAGTGGGACGGCTTCCGGGCGATCGTGCACCGGGACGGCGACGAGGTGGTGATCGGCAGCCGCACCGGAAAGCCGCTCACCCGCTACTTCCCCGAGCTGGTCACCGCGGTCCGGGACAGCCTGCCGGCCCGGTGTGTGATCGACGGCGAGATCGTGATCGCGTACGAGGGACGGCTCGACTTCGACCGGCTCAGCGAGCGCATCCACCCCGCCGACTCCCGGGTGCGGCTGCTCGCCGAGCGGACCCCGGCCAGTCTGGTCGCCTTCGACATCCTCGCGGTGGACGACGACTCGCTCCTGAGCACACGGCAGTCGGAACGCAGAACGGTGCTGGAAGCCGCACTGTCCGGCGTCTCGGCGCCCGTCCACCTCGCCCCGGCCACCACCGACCCGGCCGTCGCGCAGGAGTGGTTCGAACGGTACGAGGGGGCCGGTCTCGACGGGGTCGTCGCCAAACCGCTCGACCTGCCCTACCGGCCGGACACCCGGGTGATGTACAAGATCAAGCATGAGCGGACCGCCGACTGTGTGGTGGCGGGCTACCGCCACCACAAGAGCGGCCCGGTCGTCGGATCGCTGCTGCTCGGCCTGTACGACGAGGCGGGTGTCCTCCAGCACGTGGGGGTCTGCGCGGCCTTCCCGATGAAACGCCGCGCGGAGCTGGCCACCGAACTGGAGCCGCTGCTCACGGACTTCACCGGCCACCCCTGGGGGGCCTGGCAGGACGCCGAGGCGCACGAGCACGCCCGGCTGCCCGGCACCCCGAGCCGGTGGTCCGGGAAGAAGGACCAGTCGTGGGTGCCGGTGCGCCCGGAGCGGGTCTGCGAGGTGGGTTACGACCACATGGAGGGCGACCGGTTCCGGCACACGGCCCAGTTCCGCAGGTGGCGGCCGGACCGCACCCCCGACACCTGCACGTACGAGCAGCTGGAAGAGGTGGTGCGGTACGACCTGGCCGCGGTGCTCTCGACCGGTGGCTGA
- a CDS encoding lytic transglycosylase domain-containing protein has translation MRFNGTMRRGLGGTAAAVAAMAALTASQGPGLVAHEETQKQRQESDEVTWSEVPNDDSYHTELPPLKSPEPPKPGVKQSPAVAASWAEAGIPATVLAAYRRAESSLGRSDPGCGLPWQLLAAIGKVESGHAGGGRVDARGTTLSPILGPVLNGAGFANIPDTDGGAYDGNKTFDRAVGPMQFIPSTWAHWGRDGNGDGRSDPGNVYDAALAAGSYLCAGPRDLTVRADLDRAILSYNHSDTYLRTVLSWLEFYRKGTHPVTDGKGPVPRSPGAGSPNEPKHPVGGSGGDNGGGIEVGPQPGHTKPPTSPAPSPGDSGSPDPGGSTDPGASPDPTGSGSATPDPGTSPDPSTSPDPDPTTTKPGPGCATDSPSPDPSDTTGATESPSPEPSTTPEPCTTPSVPPAAD, from the coding sequence ATGAGGTTCAACGGCACCATGCGCCGCGGACTCGGCGGCACTGCAGCCGCCGTCGCCGCGATGGCAGCGCTCACCGCCTCCCAGGGACCGGGGCTCGTGGCGCATGAGGAGACGCAGAAACAGCGTCAGGAGTCCGACGAGGTCACGTGGTCGGAGGTGCCCAACGACGACTCCTACCACACCGAACTGCCGCCGCTGAAGAGCCCCGAGCCCCCGAAGCCGGGCGTCAAGCAGAGTCCGGCCGTCGCCGCGTCGTGGGCCGAGGCGGGGATTCCGGCCACGGTGCTCGCCGCCTACCGCAGGGCGGAGAGCTCACTGGGACGCAGCGATCCGGGCTGCGGGCTGCCGTGGCAGTTACTGGCGGCCATCGGCAAGGTCGAGTCCGGGCACGCGGGCGGGGGCAGGGTCGACGCCCGCGGCACGACGCTCTCGCCGATCCTCGGACCGGTGCTCAACGGCGCGGGATTCGCCAACATCCCGGACACCGACGGGGGAGCGTACGACGGGAACAAGACCTTCGACCGGGCGGTCGGCCCGATGCAGTTCATCCCCTCGACCTGGGCGCACTGGGGGCGGGACGGCAACGGCGACGGGCGCAGCGACCCGGGCAACGTCTACGACGCGGCCCTGGCCGCCGGGTCCTACCTCTGCGCCGGACCGCGCGATCTGACGGTACGGGCCGACCTCGACCGGGCGATCCTGAGCTACAACCACTCGGACACCTATCTGCGCACCGTGCTGTCCTGGCTGGAGTTCTACCGCAAGGGCACCCATCCGGTCACCGACGGCAAGGGCCCGGTGCCCAGGAGCCCCGGCGCCGGGAGCCCGAACGAGCCCAAGCACCCCGTGGGCGGATCCGGCGGCGACAACGGCGGCGGCATCGAGGTCGGTCCGCAGCCCGGCCACACCAAGCCTCCGACGTCCCCGGCCCCCTCGCCCGGTGACTCGGGTTCCCCGGATCCCGGCGGTTCCACGGACCCGGGTGCCTCGCCCGATCCGACCGGCAGCGGATCCGCCACCCCCGATCCCGGCACCAGCCCCGACCCGTCCACCAGTCCGGACCCCGACCCGACCACCACGAAGCCCGGTCCGGGCTGCGCGACGGACTCCCCGTCGCCGGACCCGAGCGACACCACCGGGGCCACGGAGTCTCCGTCACCCGAGCCGAGCACGACCCCTGAGCCCTGCACCACGCCGTCGGTGCCGCCGGCCGCCGACTGA
- a CDS encoding nuclear transport factor 2 family protein has product MARVRMTRNPLVAAAIVLTVAAAGAAGWGGVSRYQASHDDSAAYAQTRDDALAAGEQAVQNMNTLDHQRLAKGLDSWEDSTTGDLHQQLVDGRDAFVKQIQEAKTVSTAKVLSGAVTELDDRAGRAGVMVALRVTVTAPKGKPAVKESRMLGQLTRTSEGWKLSALGQAPVGNTAG; this is encoded by the coding sequence ATGGCACGGGTACGGATGACGAGGAATCCGCTGGTGGCGGCGGCGATCGTGCTGACGGTCGCGGCGGCCGGTGCGGCGGGGTGGGGCGGAGTGTCCCGATACCAGGCGTCGCACGACGACTCGGCGGCGTATGCGCAGACCCGCGACGACGCGCTGGCCGCGGGCGAGCAGGCCGTGCAGAACATGAACACGCTCGACCACCAGCGGCTGGCCAAGGGGCTCGACAGCTGGGAGGACTCCACCACCGGCGACCTGCACCAGCAACTCGTCGACGGACGGGACGCGTTCGTGAAGCAGATCCAGGAGGCGAAGACCGTCAGCACGGCCAAGGTGCTGTCCGGTGCGGTCACCGAGCTCGACGACCGGGCCGGCCGGGCCGGGGTCATGGTGGCGCTGCGGGTGACCGTGACGGCGCCGAAGGGCAAGCCCGCGGTGAAGGAGAGCCGGATGCTCGGGCAGCTCACCCGCACCTCCGAGGGGTGGAAGCTCAGCGCCCTCGGTCAGGCGCCCGTCGGCAACACGGCCGGCTGA
- a CDS encoding MCE family protein — protein MITLAIRLKNIAFLIIAVLVLGYLGVRYADLGHYVGMRSYYTVKVQLPQTGGLFTHSNVTYRGVSVGRVGPIELTDDGVEAELRIEKDSPPIPDALKAVVANLSSVGEQYIDLRPTRTEGPYLANGSVIDQADTTIPAPVTDVLTSVDDLAGSVDLESLRTVVDEFGTAFEGRGDDLQVLLDTSSDFVQAADDALPVNTRLMIDGETVLRTQAEQGDALKGFASGAKELAAELKGSDTDLRKLIAVAPDATGQISGLLRDLDPSFGVVVANLLTTSDVAVTRQRGLEELLVKLPAVAAVGSSAVDENGARFGMSVTFFEPLPCTSGYGGTTYRNGLDVTAGPALNTKARCTSSPGTGVNVRGSANAPKGGALPPPAKPGSMLLGDDKSTDRLPGALGVTPDTAPAADGMAGLLGLGQGGGS, from the coding sequence ATGATCACCCTGGCCATCCGGCTCAAGAACATCGCCTTCCTGATCATCGCGGTGCTCGTCCTCGGCTACCTCGGGGTGCGCTACGCCGACCTCGGCCACTACGTCGGCATGCGCAGCTACTACACCGTCAAGGTCCAGCTCCCGCAGACCGGCGGCCTGTTCACCCACTCCAACGTCACCTACCGGGGCGTGTCCGTGGGCCGGGTCGGGCCGATCGAGCTCACCGACGACGGGGTGGAGGCCGAACTCCGCATCGAGAAGGACTCCCCGCCCATCCCGGACGCCCTCAAGGCCGTCGTCGCCAACCTCTCCTCGGTCGGCGAGCAGTACATCGATCTGCGCCCGACCCGCACCGAGGGCCCGTACCTGGCGAACGGCTCCGTCATCGACCAGGCCGACACCACGATCCCGGCCCCCGTCACCGACGTACTCACCAGCGTCGACGATCTCGCCGGCTCCGTCGACCTGGAGTCGCTGCGCACGGTCGTCGACGAATTCGGCACCGCCTTCGAGGGGCGCGGCGACGACCTCCAGGTGCTGCTCGACACCAGCAGCGACTTCGTCCAGGCGGCCGACGACGCGCTGCCCGTCAACACCCGGCTGATGATCGACGGCGAGACCGTGCTGCGCACCCAGGCCGAACAGGGCGACGCGCTCAAGGGCTTCGCGTCCGGTGCCAAGGAACTGGCCGCCGAGCTGAAGGGGTCCGACACCGATCTGCGCAAGCTGATCGCGGTCGCCCCCGACGCCACCGGCCAGATCAGCGGACTCCTGCGGGACCTGGACCCGAGCTTCGGCGTCGTCGTCGCCAACCTCCTCACCACCTCGGACGTCGCGGTCACCCGGCAGCGCGGACTGGAGGAACTGCTGGTGAAGCTCCCGGCGGTCGCGGCCGTGGGCTCCAGTGCCGTGGACGAGAACGGTGCCCGGTTCGGCATGTCCGTCACCTTCTTCGAGCCGCTGCCCTGCACCTCGGGCTACGGCGGGACGACCTACCGCAACGGGCTCGACGTCACGGCCGGCCCCGCGCTCAACACCAAGGCCCGCTGCACCTCGTCGCCCGGAACGGGCGTCAACGTCCGGGGCAGCGCGAACGCACCGAAGGGCGGGGCCCTGCCCCCGCCGGCCAAGCCCGGCTCGATGCTCCTGGGCGACGACAAGTCGACGGACCGGCTTCCCGGGGCGCTCGGTGTCACCCCCGACACCGCCCCGGCCGCCGACGGCATGGCCGGTCTGCTGGGTCTCGGCCAGGGAGGCGGCTCATGA
- a CDS encoding MCE family protein, with the protein MSRVLRRPGARATGVAAVLAAGVGLALIVTTVDLPTFTGIDQVPLPGGADLGDHPYEITAEFGDVPSLAPQSSVKVNDVAIGRVTKISLAPGSWNAKVTMRVNGRIRLPANAYAHLEQSSLLGEKYIQLSPPASGTAKGALADGDRIPLARTNRNPEVEEVFGALSMLLNGGGINQLKTITTELNKALAGQEPQVRSMLSRVNTLVTDLDDHKGDITDALDGVNRLSATLATRKQDVGTVLTKLSPGMKVLEKQRGSLMTMLRSLDTLSTVAVDTVNKSKADMVADLKALAPTLQALADSGQDLPDSLQVLLTYPFTDEVLRGVKGDYLNVYLDVTALPGTQIIPPLDPAGGTTPPAAQGSTAQKSGAALPLPLPSVTGPATKGSNR; encoded by the coding sequence ATGAGCCGCGTACTGCGCCGACCCGGCGCCCGCGCGACCGGCGTCGCCGCCGTGCTCGCGGCGGGCGTCGGCCTGGCCCTGATCGTCACCACGGTCGACCTGCCGACGTTCACCGGCATCGACCAGGTGCCGCTGCCCGGCGGCGCGGACCTCGGCGACCACCCGTACGAGATCACCGCCGAGTTCGGGGACGTGCCCAGCCTCGCCCCGCAGTCCTCGGTGAAGGTCAACGACGTGGCCATCGGCCGGGTCACCAAGATCTCGCTGGCCCCGGGCAGCTGGAACGCCAAGGTCACCATGAGGGTCAACGGGAGGATCAGACTCCCCGCGAACGCGTACGCGCACCTGGAACAGTCCAGCCTGCTCGGCGAGAAGTACATCCAGCTCTCGCCCCCCGCATCCGGCACCGCCAAGGGCGCCCTCGCCGACGGGGACCGCATCCCGCTCGCCCGGACCAACCGGAACCCGGAGGTCGAGGAGGTGTTCGGCGCGCTGTCGATGCTCCTCAACGGCGGTGGCATCAACCAGCTGAAGACCATCACCACCGAGCTCAACAAGGCACTGGCCGGACAGGAACCCCAGGTCCGCTCCATGCTCAGCCGGGTCAACACCCTCGTCACCGACCTGGACGACCACAAGGGGGACATCACCGACGCCCTCGACGGCGTCAACCGGCTGTCCGCCACCCTCGCCACCCGCAAACAGGACGTCGGCACGGTCCTGACCAAACTCAGCCCCGGCATGAAGGTCCTTGAGAAGCAGCGCGGCTCGCTCATGACGATGCTGCGCTCGCTCGACACGCTCTCCACCGTCGCCGTCGACACGGTGAACAAGAGCAAGGCCGACATGGTCGCCGACCTCAAGGCCCTCGCCCCCACCCTCCAGGCCCTCGCCGACTCCGGCCAGGACCTGCCCGACTCGCTCCAGGTGCTGCTGACCTACCCGTTCACCGATGAGGTGCTGCGCGGCGTGAAGGGCGACTACCTCAACGTCTACCTGGATGTGACGGCCCTGCCCGGCACCCAGATCATTCCGCCGCTCGACCCGGCCGGCGGCACCACACCCCCGGCCGCCCAGGGCAGCACCGCCCAGAAGTCCGGTGCGGCCCTGCCGCTGCCGCTTCCCTCGGTCACGGGGCCGGCCACGAAGGGGAGCAACCGATGA
- a CDS encoding MCE family protein: MRITRIVGIGAGLAVVAVAATSGVLALDDEGRTTVTAYFDQATGVYAGSDLRILGVKVGTVESVRPKGEEVEVRLRVDKGVKVPKDVHAVVVAPSLVADRYVQLAPAYKGGPVLADEAELPASHNATPVEVDQLYASITELSTALGPDGANADGALAKLLDTGAKNLDGNGKAIGDSIEQFGKATKTLDKSSGNLFDTLSYLQTFTTMLKDNDGNVREAEQQLNSVTGFLADDKSNLSAALKELGTALGQVKTFIKDNRGVLKANVDALVPVTQTLVDQRASLAESMDTLPLAADNVIKAYDPLNRTINGRTNLNELSMGGPLTDESAGLSGLSPVDTARQKALPSLPLPAVGTVYGTPDKTATQKKGAKR, from the coding sequence ATGAGAATCACGCGCATCGTCGGCATCGGCGCCGGACTCGCCGTCGTGGCCGTCGCGGCCACCTCCGGCGTGCTGGCCTTGGACGACGAGGGCAGGACGACCGTCACCGCCTACTTCGACCAGGCCACCGGCGTGTACGCCGGATCGGACCTGCGGATCCTCGGAGTGAAGGTCGGCACCGTCGAGTCGGTGCGGCCGAAGGGAGAGGAGGTCGAGGTCAGACTCCGCGTCGACAAGGGCGTCAAGGTGCCCAAGGACGTGCATGCCGTGGTCGTCGCCCCCAGCCTGGTCGCCGACCGGTACGTCCAGCTCGCCCCCGCGTACAAAGGGGGACCGGTGCTGGCGGACGAGGCCGAACTGCCCGCGTCGCACAACGCGACCCCGGTCGAGGTCGATCAGCTGTACGCCTCCATCACGGAACTCTCCACCGCGCTCGGGCCCGACGGGGCCAACGCCGACGGCGCGCTGGCGAAGCTCCTGGACACCGGAGCGAAGAACCTCGACGGCAACGGAAAGGCGATCGGGGACTCCATCGAGCAGTTCGGCAAGGCGACGAAGACCCTCGACAAGAGCAGCGGGAACCTCTTCGACACCCTGTCCTACCTGCAGACCTTCACCACCATGCTGAAGGACAACGACGGCAACGTCCGCGAGGCCGAACAGCAGCTCAACTCGGTCACCGGATTCCTCGCCGACGACAAGTCGAACCTCAGCGCGGCCCTGAAGGAACTGGGCACCGCCCTCGGCCAGGTCAAGACCTTCATCAAGGACAACCGAGGCGTCCTGAAGGCGAACGTGGACGCCCTGGTGCCGGTCACCCAGACCCTGGTCGACCAACGGGCCTCGCTCGCGGAGTCGATGGACACGCTGCCGCTCGCCGCGGACAACGTGATCAAGGCCTACGACCCGTTGAACCGCACCATCAACGGCCGCACCAACCTCAACGAGCTCTCCATGGGCGGACCGCTCACGGACGAGTCCGCCGGCCTGAGCGGACTCTCGCCCGTGGACACCGCCCGCCAGAAGGCGCTGCCCTCGCTGCCGCTGCCCGCCGTGGGCACCGTCTACGGCACCCCCGACAAGACCGCCACGCAGAAGAAGGGGGCGAAGCGATGA
- a CDS encoding MCE family protein — MRIKPLRERNPVAIGIAGLLVLALIGLGAYRADSLPFIGGGTTYTADFTESAGLGDGDEVRIAGVKVGEVTGVSLDGARVKVSFRVKDAWIGNSSTVGIAIKTLLGDKYLAVDPLGTGPQDPDRRITASRTTSPYDVTQAFNGLGETIGEIDTKQLAKSFETISATFKDSPPDVKSAADGLSALSRTVSQRDAQLATLLKGSKQLTKTLAHKKSSFETLLEDGNLLLGEIQARRDSIHLLLTGTRDLGTQLTGLVADNNKQLKPTLESLGRVTAVLVKNRKSLDKVLSLAGSYNRLVGNTIGNGRWLDNYVCGVVPRDYLPAGTPPATGCMPPKQQGGR; from the coding sequence ATGAGAATCAAACCCCTGCGGGAACGCAACCCCGTCGCCATCGGCATCGCCGGACTCCTCGTCCTGGCCCTCATCGGCCTCGGCGCCTACCGCGCCGACTCGTTGCCCTTCATCGGCGGCGGCACCACCTACACCGCTGACTTCACCGAGTCCGCCGGGCTCGGCGACGGCGACGAGGTACGCATCGCCGGCGTCAAGGTCGGCGAGGTCACCGGAGTCTCGCTCGACGGCGCCAGGGTGAAGGTCAGCTTCCGGGTCAAGGACGCCTGGATCGGCAACTCCTCCACCGTGGGCATCGCCATCAAGACCCTGCTGGGCGACAAGTACCTCGCCGTCGACCCGCTCGGCACCGGGCCGCAGGACCCGGACCGGCGCATCACCGCGAGCCGTACCACCTCTCCGTACGACGTCACCCAGGCGTTCAACGGACTCGGCGAGACCATCGGCGAGATCGACACCAAGCAGCTCGCCAAGAGCTTCGAGACGATCTCCGCCACCTTCAAGGACTCGCCGCCCGATGTGAAGAGCGCCGCCGACGGGCTCTCCGCTCTTTCCAGGACCGTGTCCCAGCGCGACGCCCAGCTGGCCACGCTCCTCAAGGGCAGCAAGCAGCTGACCAAAACCCTCGCCCACAAGAAGAGCAGCTTCGAGACCCTGCTGGAGGACGGCAACCTGCTCCTCGGCGAGATCCAGGCCCGGCGGGACTCCATCCATCTGCTGCTCACCGGCACCCGGGACCTCGGCACCCAGCTCACCGGCCTGGTCGCGGACAACAACAAGCAGCTGAAGCCCACCCTGGAGTCGCTCGGCCGGGTCACCGCCGTCCTGGTGAAGAACCGCAAGAGCCTCGACAAGGTGCTGTCGCTGGCGGGTTCCTACAACCGGCTCGTCGGCAACACGATCGGCAACGGCCGCTGGCTCGACAACTACGTCTGCGGGGTCGTCCCGAGGGACTACCTCCCCGCCGGCACGCCCCCGGCGACCGGATGCATGCCACCCAAGCAGCAAGGCGGCCGCTGA
- a CDS encoding MCE family protein, with amino-acid sequence MKRRSLAGPLAKSIVFILVTVLATTVLGLSIANTGVGDTTTYKARFTDATGLIVGDSVRIAGVKVGQVESIKVADKRLAEVGFAVRKGRSLPASVTASIKYLNMVGQRYIDLDQGAGPVGRSFDAGATIPLSRTTPALDLTQLFNGFQPLFEGLSPPDVNQLAGSIVQVLQGEGGTVDSILQHVGSLTSTVAAKDKVIGEVIKNLNTVLKTVNDREAGFNDLVDTLQQLVTGFSGDRKPLGQAVTAMGALTTVTADLLQDGRQPLKDDIKQLGRLSDQLGKGTPQIENFLKKTPAKMEAIGRLASYGSWLNLYLCEARVSGVSTEDGSAPPTGIAITQPRCLA; translated from the coding sequence GTGAAGCGCCGCTCCCTCGCGGGACCGCTCGCGAAATCGATCGTCTTCATCCTGGTGACCGTCCTGGCCACCACCGTCCTGGGGCTGTCCATCGCCAACACCGGGGTCGGTGACACCACCACGTACAAGGCGAGGTTCACCGACGCCACCGGGCTGATCGTCGGCGACAGCGTACGGATCGCCGGGGTCAAGGTCGGGCAGGTCGAGTCGATCAAGGTCGCGGACAAGCGGCTCGCCGAGGTCGGCTTCGCCGTCCGCAAGGGGCGCAGCCTCCCCGCCTCGGTGACCGCCTCGATCAAATATCTCAACATGGTCGGCCAGCGCTACATCGACCTCGACCAGGGCGCCGGACCGGTCGGCAGGAGCTTCGACGCCGGAGCGACCATTCCGCTCTCACGCACCACACCCGCGCTCGACCTGACCCAGCTCTTCAACGGCTTCCAGCCGCTCTTCGAAGGACTGTCCCCGCCCGACGTCAACCAGCTCGCCGGCTCCATCGTCCAGGTGCTCCAGGGCGAGGGCGGCACCGTCGACAGCATCCTCCAGCACGTCGGCTCACTGACCTCCACGGTCGCGGCCAAGGACAAGGTGATCGGTGAGGTGATCAAGAACCTCAACACGGTCCTGAAGACCGTGAACGACCGGGAGGCCGGCTTCAACGACCTCGTCGACACGCTCCAGCAGCTCGTCACGGGCTTCTCCGGCGACCGCAAGCCGCTCGGACAGGCAGTCACCGCGATGGGCGCGCTGACCACCGTCACCGCCGATCTGCTCCAGGACGGACGCCAGCCCCTCAAGGACGACATCAAGCAGCTCGGGCGGCTCTCGGACCAGCTGGGCAAGGGAACCCCGCAGATCGAGAACTTCCTGAAGAAGACCCCGGCCAAGATGGAGGCGATCGGCCGCCTCGCCTCGTACGGGTCCTGGCTCAACCTCTATCTCTGCGAGGCCAGGGTCAGCGGTGTGAGCACCGAGGACGGCAGCGCGCCGCCCACCGGCATCGCGATCACCCAGCCGAGGTGCCTGGCATGA
- a CDS encoding MCE family protein, with amino-acid sequence MNTRTTQTARRRLAGVALLLVPAVLIWVSVAVYNKDFTDDATVTVRTASVGNEMHDNADVKLRGVVIGQVRDISADGEGARLTLAIQPGKLDRIPADVTAQMLPTTLFGERFVALVPPAVPSARTLRAGAVIPQDRSSNAIELEEVLDNVLPLLTAVQPEKLSATLNAVSQALRGRGEKLGDTLVRLDAHLQKFNPQLPTLNADIKELVKVSRVYGDAAPDVLDALTDFTTTSGTIADQQAELADLYGSTTASAHDLTTFLQENKDNLIRLSATGRPTLELLAKYSDEFPCTLRTVAGFVPAMDKALGKGTGQPGLHVTVKSVKSKGKYVPGKDTPVYDATGGPHCYSVPYVGTAAPTAAGRAAASPAPGDKAAAGEAAGTGPKATDTSLGMPNSPQESRLVNELVAPSLKVQPQTLPDWSSVLIGPAFRGAEVKLK; translated from the coding sequence ATGAACACCCGGACCACGCAGACCGCTCGCCGCAGACTCGCCGGAGTGGCCCTCCTGCTCGTGCCCGCCGTACTCATCTGGGTGTCGGTGGCCGTGTACAACAAGGACTTCACCGACGACGCGACCGTGACGGTACGGACCGCGAGCGTCGGCAACGAGATGCACGACAACGCCGATGTGAAGCTGCGCGGCGTCGTCATCGGGCAGGTCCGCGACATCTCGGCCGACGGCGAGGGCGCCCGCCTCACCCTGGCCATCCAGCCCGGCAAACTCGACCGGATCCCGGCCGACGTGACCGCCCAGATGCTGCCCACCACCCTGTTCGGCGAACGGTTCGTCGCGCTCGTACCGCCCGCGGTGCCCTCCGCGCGGACGCTGCGGGCCGGAGCCGTCATCCCGCAGGACCGCTCCAGCAACGCCATCGAGCTGGAAGAGGTCCTCGACAACGTCCTGCCGCTGCTGACCGCGGTGCAGCCGGAGAAGCTCTCCGCCACCCTCAACGCGGTCTCCCAGGCACTCCGGGGACGCGGCGAGAAGCTCGGCGACACCCTCGTCAGGCTCGACGCGCACCTCCAGAAGTTCAACCCCCAGCTCCCCACGCTCAACGCCGACATCAAGGAACTCGTCAAAGTGAGCAGGGTGTACGGGGACGCCGCACCGGACGTCCTGGACGCACTCACCGACTTCACCACCACCAGCGGCACCATCGCCGACCAGCAGGCGGAGCTCGCCGATCTCTACGGCTCCACGACCGCCTCCGCGCATGACCTCACCACGTTCCTCCAGGAGAACAAGGACAACCTGATCCGGCTCTCCGCCACGGGCAGGCCCACGCTGGAACTCCTTGCGAAGTACTCCGACGAGTTCCCCTGCACCCTGCGGACCGTGGCCGGATTCGTCCCGGCGATGGACAAGGCGCTCGGCAAGGGCACCGGACAGCCCGGCCTCCACGTCACCGTCAAGTCCGTGAAGTCCAAGGGGAAGTACGTGCCCGGCAAGGACACCCCGGTCTACGACGCGACCGGCGGACCGCACTGCTACTCCGTGCCGTACGTCGGCACGGCCGCGCCGACGGCCGCCGGACGCGCTGCCGCATCGCCGGCCCCCGGCGACAAGGCGGCCGCCGGAGAGGCGGCCGGCACCGGGCCCAAGGCCACGGACACCTCCCTCGGCATGCCCAACTCCCCGCAGGAGAGCCGGCTCGTCAACGAGCTGGTCGCTCCCTCACTGAAAGTCCAGCCGCAGACCCTGCCCGACTGGAGCAGCGTGCTCATCGGTCCGGCCTTCCGCGGCGCGGAGGTGAAGCTCAAGTGA